A portion of the Gymnogyps californianus isolate 813 chromosome 25, ASM1813914v2, whole genome shotgun sequence genome contains these proteins:
- the DPAGT1 gene encoding UDP-N-acetylglucosamine--dolichyl-phosphate N-acetylglucosaminephosphotransferase has protein sequence MAAWPAVPLLINLGGSLLGFAATLTLIPAFKDHFLAARLFGEDLNKASRRPVPEAQGVISGAVFLIILFCFIPVPFLRCFVEEQCAAFPHDEFVELIGSLLAICCMIFLGFADDVLNLRWRHKLLLPTMASLPLLMVYFTNFGNTTIVVPKPFRVLLGMHLDLGILYYVYMGMLAVFCTNAINILAGINGIEAGQSLVIAASIIVFNIVELNGDYRDDHIFSLYFMIPFFFTTLGLFYHNWYPSRVFVGDTFCYFAGMTFAVVGILGHFSKTMLLFFIPQVLNFLYSLPQLFHVIPCPRHRLPRLNPSTGKLEMSYSKFKTKSLSALGINILKAVKILHVVDVRSGTDEDGEYTECNNMTLINFVIKLIGPTHERSLTLLLLLIQVLGSTIAFSVRYQLVRLFYDV, from the exons ATGGCGGCCTGGCCCGCCGTGCCCCTCCTCATCAACCTCGGCGGGTCGCTGCTGGGCTTCGCGGCCACGCTGACGCTGATCCCGGCCTTCAAGGACCACTTTCTGGCCGCGCGGCTCTTCGGCGAAGACCTCAACAAGGCCTCACGGCGGCCCGT CCCCGAAGCACAGGGTGTGATCAGCGGGGCCGTGTTCCTGATCATCCTCTTCTGCTTCATCCCCGTGCCCTTCCTGAGGTGCTTCGTGGAGGAGCAGTGCGCGGCCTTCCCTCACGACGAG TTCGTGGAGCTCATCGGTTCGCTCCTCGCCATCTGCTGCATGATTTTCCTGGGCTTTGCAGATGACGTCCTGAACCTGCGCTGGCGCCACAAGCTGCTCCTGCCTACCATGGCCTCCCTCCCGCTGCTCATGGTTTACTTCACCAACTTCGGGAACACGACCATTGTGGTGCCTAAGCCCTTCCGGGTGCTGCTGGGCATGCACTTGGACCTGG GTATCCTCTACTACGTGTACATGGGCATGCTAGCAGTGTTCTGCACTAACGCCATCAACATTCTCGCTGGAATTAATGGAATTGAAGCAGGGCAGTCTCTGGTGATAGCTGCTTCCATTATCGTATTCAACATTGTAGAGTTAAATG GGGATTATCGAGATGATCACATCTTTTCTCTCTACTTCAtgattccctttttttttaccacGCTGGGGCTGTTTTACCACAACTG GTACCCTTCTCGAGTGTTTGTCGGGGACACCTTCTGCTACTTTGCCGGCATGACCTTCGCCGTGGTGGGGATCTTGGGGCACTTCAGCAAaacaatgctgctttttttcatccCGCAAGTGCTCAACTTCCTCTACTCTTTGCCTCAACTCTTCCACGTCATTCCTTGTCCCCGTCACCGGCTGCCGAG gCTCAATCCTAGTACAGGGAAGTTGGAGATGAGCTACTCCAAATTCAAAACTAAGAGCCTCTCTGCCCTGGGAATAAACATTCTGAAG GCAGTCAAGATCTTGCACGTAGTAGATGTGAGGAGCGGAACGGATGAAGATGGCGAATACACCGAGTGCAATAATATGACACTGATTAACTTTGTTATAAAGCTGATTGGACCCACCCACGAGCGAAGTCTCACTCTCCTGTTGCTACTCATTCAG GTCCTGGGCAGCACGATTGCATTTTCAGTCCGGTACCAACTAGTGCGCTTGTTTTACGATGTCTGA
- the LOC127025801 gene encoding histone H2A — translation MSGRGKSGGKARAKAKSRSSRAGLQFPVGRVHRLLRRGHYAERVGAGAPVYLAAVLEYLTAEILELAGNAARDNKKTRIIPRHLQLAVRNDEELNKLLGGVTIAQGGVLPNIQAVLLPKKTGGGGGAGPTKAGKKGSGQQSQEY, via the coding sequence ATGTCTGGCCGTGGCAAGAGCGGCGGTAAGGCCCGAGCTAAGGCCAAGTCTCGCTCGTCCCGGGCTGGGCTGCAGTTTCCGGTCGGGCGCGTTCACCGGCTGCTGCGGCGCGGGCACTACGCGGAGCGGGTGGGGGCCGGTGCGCCCGTGTACCTGGCCGCCGTGCTGGAGTACCTGACGGCCGAGATCCTGGAGCTGGCGGGCAACGCGGCGCGCGACAACAAGAAGACGCGCATCATCCCCCGCCACCTGCAGCTGGCGGTGCGCAACGACGAGGAGCTCAACAAGCTGCTGGGCGGCGTCACCATCGCGCAGGGCGGCGTCCTGCCCAACATCCAGGCCGTGCTGCTGCCCAAGAAGacaggcggcggcggcggcgcgggcccCACCAAGGCCGGCAAGAAGGGCAGCGGGCAGCAGTCGCAGGAGTACTAA